One genomic window of Halorubrum hochsteinianum includes the following:
- a CDS encoding tyrosine-type recombinase/integrase yields the protein MRDDEYEAPAAGDELVPMAPREAFEIWLERQEMDKSESTVQSYRYRVRPFVEFLEEEGVDNLNDLNGRHVLRFDSMRRSSGDIQKNTLNNQLGTIRQYLEFGIRANAVEPAVASQVDIPQLSKDERINREKLPTQRAKDILEYLDRFEYASRDHVLAFLLWETGARAGSLRALDLEDVYLEEDDLDRLRYQEDLDVGESVLEEILGGVELPFVYFRHRPDEDTPLKKKYGGERPVNISEELGEVLRDYIRYRRVEGSDENDRKPLLTSKKSPGRITVSGIRIRAYELTQPCQVGKECPHDRDPADCEARVHGQQSRCPSVRSPHKWRTGSVTWHRDRGWAPEDIATKMATSVELVNSVYDQPEKLRRMAIRRENLDKLYE from the coding sequence GTGAGGGACGACGAGTACGAGGCGCCGGCAGCCGGCGACGAGCTCGTTCCGATGGCGCCGCGCGAGGCGTTCGAGATCTGGCTCGAACGGCAGGAGATGGACAAGTCCGAGAGCACAGTCCAGAGCTATCGCTACCGAGTCAGGCCGTTCGTCGAGTTCCTCGAAGAGGAGGGCGTCGACAACCTGAACGACCTGAACGGGCGCCACGTGCTCCGGTTCGACTCGATGCGCCGGTCCAGCGGTGACATCCAGAAGAACACGCTGAACAACCAACTCGGGACGATCCGGCAGTACCTCGAGTTCGGTATCAGAGCGAACGCGGTCGAGCCGGCGGTCGCAAGTCAGGTCGACATCCCGCAGCTCTCGAAGGACGAGCGGATCAACCGCGAGAAGCTTCCGACACAGCGTGCGAAGGATATCCTCGAGTACCTCGACCGCTTCGAGTACGCGAGCCGCGACCACGTCCTCGCGTTCCTGCTGTGGGAGACCGGCGCCCGCGCAGGGTCGCTCCGAGCACTCGACTTGGAGGACGTCTACCTCGAAGAGGACGATCTCGATCGGCTGCGGTACCAGGAGGACCTCGACGTCGGCGAGTCCGTCCTGGAAGAGATCCTCGGCGGCGTCGAGCTGCCGTTCGTCTACTTCCGGCACCGTCCGGACGAGGACACGCCACTAAAGAAGAAGTACGGCGGCGAGCGCCCGGTGAACATCTCGGAGGAGCTCGGTGAGGTCCTCCGGGATTACATCCGGTATCGCCGCGTGGAGGGTTCCGACGAGAACGACCGGAAGCCCCTGCTCACCTCGAAGAAGTCGCCGGGGAGGATCACCGTCTCCGGCATCCGGATCCGGGCGTACGAGCTGACCCAGCCGTGTCAGGTCGGGAAGGAGTGCCCTCACGACCGCGACCCGGCCGACTGCGAGGCCCGCGTCCACGGTCAGCAGTCGCGCTGTCCGTCGGTTCGGTCCCCGCACAAGTGGCGGACGGGCTCGGTGACGTGGCATCGCGACCGCGGATGGGCGCCCGAAGACATCGCGACCAAGATGGCGACCTCAGTGGAGCTCGTGAACAGCGTCTACGACCAGCCTGAGAAGCTCCGGCGAATGGCGATCCGCCGTGAGAATCTCGACAAACTATACGAATAA
- a CDS encoding zinc-dependent alcohol dehydrogenase family protein: MRAAILREYGEPLAVRDVPAPEPAPDGAVVRVEACGVCRSDWHAWAGHGEWADDRVPRGQILGHEPAGEVVAVGDEVDRFRPGDRVVVPFSLGDGTCPHCRRGAGNVCEDGRALGFEPDAQGAFAERVSVPAADYNLVERPPWLGATAAAALGCRYMTAYHALAERAGVGGGDAVAVHGCGGVGLSAVQVAAALGARVIAVDVDDDALAMATESGADATVNPTDADSRSVPERVRDRTDGGADVSLDALGIAETCRNSVRSLRPRGTHVQVGLTTEAERGEVSLPTDWMTRWEISFIGSRGMPPTSYPDLFALIEATEVDPAALVTDELSLSEVSGRLAAMDEYDARGVEVVTDL; the protein is encoded by the coding sequence ATGCGCGCAGCGATCCTGCGAGAGTACGGCGAGCCGCTCGCGGTCCGCGACGTGCCGGCCCCCGAGCCGGCACCCGACGGGGCCGTCGTCCGCGTGGAGGCCTGCGGCGTCTGCCGCAGCGACTGGCACGCGTGGGCGGGCCACGGCGAGTGGGCCGACGACCGCGTCCCGCGCGGCCAGATCCTCGGCCACGAACCGGCCGGCGAGGTGGTCGCCGTCGGCGACGAGGTCGACCGGTTTCGCCCGGGCGACCGGGTCGTGGTCCCCTTCTCGCTCGGCGACGGCACCTGTCCGCACTGCCGTCGCGGGGCCGGCAACGTCTGCGAGGACGGGCGCGCGCTGGGGTTCGAGCCCGACGCACAGGGCGCGTTCGCGGAGCGGGTGTCGGTCCCGGCGGCCGACTACAACCTCGTCGAGCGCCCGCCGTGGCTCGGCGCGACCGCCGCCGCGGCGCTCGGCTGTCGATACATGACGGCGTACCACGCGCTCGCCGAGCGGGCGGGCGTCGGCGGGGGCGACGCCGTCGCGGTCCACGGCTGCGGGGGCGTCGGCCTCTCCGCGGTCCAGGTCGCCGCGGCGCTCGGCGCGCGCGTCATCGCGGTCGACGTGGACGACGACGCGCTCGCGATGGCGACCGAGTCCGGTGCTGACGCGACCGTCAACCCGACCGACGCCGACTCGCGGAGCGTCCCCGAGCGGGTCCGCGACCGCACCGACGGCGGCGCGGACGTGTCGCTCGACGCCTTAGGGATCGCCGAGACCTGCCGGAACTCGGTCCGGTCGCTGCGACCGCGCGGCACCCACGTTCAGGTCGGCCTCACGACCGAGGCCGAGCGAGGTGAGGTGTCGCTCCCGACCGACTGGATGACCCGCTGGGAGATCTCCTTTATCGGCTCGCGCGGGATGCCGCCGACGAGCTATCCGGACCTGTTCGCGCTGATCGAGGCGACCGAGGTCGACCCCGCCGCGTTAGTCACCGACGAACTGTCGCTGTCGGAGGTGTCGGGGCGGCTCGCGGCCATGGACGAGTACGACGCGCGCGGCGTCGAGGTCGTCACCGACCTCTGA
- a CDS encoding amino acid ABC transporter ATP-binding protein, with protein sequence MTRPLVEFDGVDKSFGDTQVLYDVGLSVDEGEVVVVIGPSGSGKSTLLRCTNRLEEIQAGDIRLDGRSVIETDVNEIRQQIGMVFQSFNLFPHKTALENVALAPEKVKGRPEAEAREAAAELLDRVGLADQAESYPNALSGGQQQRVAIARALAMEPKVMLFDEVTSALDPELVGEVLDVIEGLAADGMTMVLVTHEMGFAREVGDRIVLMADGRVVERTETASFFEEPGTERGRQFLSRLL encoded by the coding sequence GTGACCCGTCCGCTCGTGGAGTTCGACGGCGTCGACAAGTCGTTCGGGGACACGCAGGTGCTGTACGACGTCGGCCTCTCCGTCGACGAGGGGGAGGTGGTCGTCGTCATCGGGCCGTCCGGCTCCGGGAAGTCGACGCTGCTCCGGTGTACGAACCGATTAGAGGAGATACAGGCCGGTGACATCCGGCTGGACGGGCGGTCCGTCATCGAGACGGACGTGAACGAGATCCGCCAGCAGATCGGGATGGTGTTCCAGTCGTTCAACCTCTTCCCGCACAAGACCGCCCTCGAAAACGTCGCGCTCGCGCCGGAGAAGGTGAAGGGCCGGCCCGAGGCGGAGGCGAGAGAGGCTGCGGCGGAGCTCCTCGACCGGGTCGGCCTCGCCGACCAGGCCGAGTCGTATCCGAACGCGCTCTCGGGCGGGCAACAGCAGCGCGTCGCCATCGCCCGGGCGCTGGCGATGGAGCCGAAGGTGATGCTGTTCGACGAGGTGACGAGCGCGCTCGACCCCGAACTCGTCGGCGAGGTGCTCGACGTGATCGAGGGGCTCGCGGCCGACGGCATGACGATGGTCCTCGTCACCCACGAGATGGGGTTCGCCCGGGAGGTCGGCGACCGCATCGTCCTGATGGCCGACGGCCGGGTCGTCGAGCGGACCGAGACGGCGTCCTTCTTCGAGGAGCCGGGGACCGAGCGCGGTCGACAGTTCCTCTCGCGGCTGCTGTAG
- a CDS encoding transcription initiation factor IIB: protein MTDLDLASDRVDEIADELDLSDRVTERANELAEAADFQYPINRSPSVVAAASVYLAGVLYNEKRYQHEISEVVDVSEAAIGSCNQELLEHEGYGDFPSEDTAADVAERDEGLVRRIREVIRG from the coding sequence ATGACGGACCTCGACCTCGCGTCGGACCGCGTCGACGAAATCGCTGATGAACTCGACCTCTCGGATCGGGTCACCGAGCGAGCGAACGAGCTCGCTGAGGCCGCGGATTTCCAGTACCCGATCAACCGCTCGCCGAGCGTCGTCGCTGCCGCGAGCGTGTACCTCGCCGGCGTGCTCTACAACGAGAAACGCTACCAGCATGAGATCAGCGAGGTCGTCGACGTCTCTGAGGCGGCCATCGGATCCTGTAATCAGGAGCTGCTCGAACACGAGGGGTACGGCGACTTCCCGAGCGAAGACACGGCCGCCGATGTGGCCGAGCGCGATGAGGGCCTCGTCCGCCGGATCAGGGAGGTCATCCGAGGATGA
- a CDS encoding replication factor C large subunit yields MADWTEKYRPSTLSEVRGNDKARDAFAEWARSWDDHHEAVVLHGSPGVGKTSAAHALANDMGWETVELNASDQRTADVIERFAGRAARNATLGGSAAGGGAAGGDTASRQLVILDEADNIHGNYDRGGASAITKLVKESGQPIVLIANDYYDMSRGLRNATQEIEFRDVSARSIVPVLRDICRKEGIEFESDALQQIAEGNRGDLRGAVNDLQAATQGRDSITVADVVTGDRDKALGLFPFLDAVLKEESAEEALQSAYAVDETPDDLAAWIENNVLDVYEPTEAVRAYDFLANADVWLGRVRATQNYSYWRYATDNAAAGVAAARDGEKGGWTRYGRPQFWSSSDATADEVVGKIAAASGCSVATARREVLPFLEAITHHCKPRELTVAMAAAYDLDEAGVAFVTGSGESTNKVASIVEDAQARREDLIEEHADGAFALGGTGRAGDGDDGAAGDGSAVDDSAPTAAESDRGGAAADAPDGAPATDADPDDGDDDQAGLNDFM; encoded by the coding sequence ATGGCCGACTGGACGGAGAAGTACCGCCCGAGCACGCTCTCGGAGGTGCGCGGCAACGACAAGGCCCGCGACGCGTTCGCGGAGTGGGCCCGCTCGTGGGACGACCATCACGAGGCGGTCGTCCTCCACGGCAGCCCGGGCGTCGGGAAGACGAGCGCGGCCCACGCGCTCGCGAACGACATGGGGTGGGAGACGGTGGAACTCAACGCCTCCGACCAGCGCACCGCCGACGTCATCGAGCGCTTCGCGGGGCGGGCCGCCCGCAACGCCACGCTCGGCGGGAGCGCGGCGGGCGGCGGCGCGGCCGGCGGCGACACCGCCTCGCGCCAGCTCGTGATCTTGGACGAGGCCGACAACATCCACGGCAACTACGACCGCGGCGGGGCCTCGGCGATCACGAAGCTGGTCAAGGAGTCGGGCCAGCCCATCGTCCTCATCGCCAACGACTACTACGACATGTCCCGGGGGCTCCGGAACGCCACCCAAGAGATCGAGTTCCGCGACGTCTCCGCGCGCTCGATCGTTCCCGTCCTCCGGGACATCTGCCGCAAGGAGGGAATCGAGTTCGAGTCCGACGCGCTCCAGCAGATCGCGGAGGGGAACCGCGGCGACCTCCGCGGCGCGGTCAACGACCTCCAGGCCGCCACGCAGGGGCGCGACTCGATCACGGTCGCCGACGTGGTCACCGGCGACCGCGACAAGGCGCTCGGGCTGTTCCCCTTCCTCGACGCCGTGTTGAAGGAGGAGTCCGCGGAGGAGGCGCTCCAGTCCGCCTACGCGGTTGATGAGACGCCCGACGACCTGGCGGCGTGGATCGAGAACAACGTCTTGGACGTGTACGAGCCGACGGAGGCGGTCCGCGCGTACGACTTCCTCGCGAACGCCGACGTGTGGCTCGGCCGGGTCCGCGCCACGCAGAACTACAGCTACTGGCGGTACGCGACCGACAACGCGGCGGCGGGCGTCGCGGCCGCCCGCGACGGCGAGAAGGGCGGCTGGACGCGGTACGGCCGGCCGCAGTTCTGGTCGTCGTCCGACGCGACCGCGGACGAGGTCGTCGGCAAGATCGCGGCCGCCAGCGGCTGTAGCGTCGCGACCGCGCGCCGCGAGGTGTTGCCGTTCCTCGAAGCGATCACCCACCACTGTAAGCCCCGCGAGCTGACCGTCGCGATGGCGGCGGCGTACGACCTCGACGAGGCCGGCGTCGCCTTCGTCACCGGCTCCGGCGAGTCGACGAACAAGGTCGCGTCGATCGTCGAGGACGCGCAGGCCCGCCGCGAGGACCTCATCGAGGAACACGCCGACGGGGCCTTCGCGCTCGGCGGAACGGGGCGCGCGGGCGACGGCGACGACGGGGCCGCCGGCGACGGCTCCGCCGTGGACGACTCCGCGCCGACCGCCGCCGAGTCCGACCGCGGCGGCGCGGCGGCCGACGCCCCCGACGGCGCGCCGGCGACCGACGCGGACCCCGACGATGGGGACGACGATCAGGCCGGACTGAACGACTTCATGTGA
- a CDS encoding sensor histidine kinase yields MEQRPGIAYRRPGGDASRFVVEAAGDPRLDLPERPDGGWLGCVADEDRGRLRAALEVDPVDVVYRVESGAGSRWIHERGREVDDGDVVGYLFPADERVERRRRLERQRERLEEFASVVSHDLRNPLSVAVGNIELAADLDADLDGDGTTERLDRALDALDRMDDLIGDLLTLAREGETVRAAEPTELRSVVERAWRTVGEPADAALVVDGPLGEVSCDPDRLRQAFENLFRNALEHGTPDSVDALSGPAEGTPEDDIESGTFSTGGEASAENGATGAPDAFDTPDASDLPDAAVRVRVGPTDDGFYVADDGPGIEVDQRDAVFEPGHTTAPDGTGFGLAIVERIAGAHGWAVSVTESREGGARFEFACDESLDAGESAESEPNPTHSA; encoded by the coding sequence ATGGAGCAGCGGCCCGGGATCGCGTACCGTCGTCCCGGGGGCGACGCCTCGCGGTTCGTGGTCGAGGCCGCCGGAGACCCGCGGCTCGACCTGCCGGAGCGGCCGGACGGGGGGTGGCTCGGCTGCGTGGCCGACGAGGATCGGGGCCGGCTCCGCGCGGCCTTGGAAGTCGATCCCGTCGACGTCGTGTATCGCGTCGAGAGCGGCGCGGGGTCGCGGTGGATCCACGAGCGCGGCCGGGAGGTCGACGACGGCGACGTGGTCGGCTACCTCTTCCCGGCGGACGAGCGCGTCGAGCGCCGCCGACGGCTGGAGCGCCAGCGGGAGCGGCTGGAGGAGTTCGCGAGCGTCGTCTCGCACGACCTCCGGAACCCGCTCTCGGTCGCGGTCGGGAACATCGAGCTGGCGGCCGACCTCGACGCCGACCTCGACGGCGACGGGACGACGGAGCGGCTGGACCGCGCCCTCGACGCGCTCGACCGGATGGACGACCTTATCGGCGACCTCCTGACGCTGGCCCGGGAGGGGGAGACGGTCCGAGCCGCCGAGCCGACGGAGCTGCGGTCGGTCGTCGAGCGGGCGTGGCGGACCGTCGGCGAGCCAGCGGACGCCGCGCTCGTCGTCGACGGACCGCTCGGCGAAGTCTCGTGCGATCCCGACAGGCTCCGCCAGGCCTTCGAGAACCTCTTCCGGAACGCGCTGGAACACGGGACGCCCGACAGCGTCGACGCCCTCTCCGGTCCGGCGGAGGGAACGCCCGAAGACGACATCGAGTCCGGGACCTTCTCGACGGGCGGGGAGGCGTCGGCGGAGAACGGCGCGACGGGCGCGCCGGACGCGTTTGACACGCCGGACGCGTCGGACCTACCGGACGCGGCGGTCCGCGTCCGCGTCGGCCCGACCGACGACGGGTTCTACGTCGCGGACGACGGCCCGGGAATCGAGGTCGACCAGCGGGACGCGGTCTTCGAGCCGGGACACACCACCGCCCCCGACGGCACCGGCTTCGGGCTGGCGATCGTCGAGCGCATCGCGGGGGCGCACGGCTGGGCCGTCTCGGTGACGGAGAGCCGGGAGGGCGGCGCGCGGTTCGAGTTCGCCTGCGACGAGTCGCTCGACGCCGGAGAGTCGGCCGAAAGCGAGCCGAACCCGACGCACAGCGCGTGA
- a CDS encoding PadR family transcriptional regulator — translation MSSDSTTPTTDPETHRIRHTDLTMFQIDILAVCARLESSLGEVKGLAIKDGLEDVIEKPVNHGRLYPNLDDLAAMGFIEKGKIDDRSNFYRVTEEGFRVLDERRDHIARAIDGGA, via the coding sequence ATGAGTTCCGACTCCACTACGCCGACGACCGACCCCGAGACGCACCGCATCCGCCATACCGACCTCACCATGTTCCAAATCGACATCCTCGCCGTCTGCGCGCGGCTGGAGTCCTCGCTGGGCGAGGTGAAGGGCCTCGCCATCAAGGACGGCCTCGAAGATGTCATCGAGAAGCCGGTGAACCACGGCCGCCTCTACCCGAACCTCGACGATCTCGCCGCGATGGGGTTCATCGAGAAGGGGAAGATCGACGACCGGTCGAACTTCTACCGCGTCACCGAGGAGGGGTTCCGCGTCCTCGACGAGCGCCGCGACCACATTGCGCGAGCGATCGACGGAGGTGCGTGA